One window of the Natronomonas marina genome contains the following:
- a CDS encoding DUF2075 domain-containing protein yields the protein MLVYENTKSGFLDDTLEDRLVPEIKRGYESKGLGMGSESEVRSWENSFQYMYKVLRGSDVPDDAGVAIEFKIPLTSRRIDFLISGYDEDGNSNVAIVELKQWGGDDTEAVEGKDGIVKTVLGGGLRETTHPSYQAVSYAELLKDFNTSIQEEPIHLYPAAYLHNFDPQHREKIDNDAYRRYTEQAPLYVRGDAKKLRSFLETQIDVGDDRETLYELNDGELKPAKSLQDSLLAMLEEQDEFTLIDSQKVVFEKAVELAKQSDRDGQKRVLIVDGGPGTGKTVVAVNILAELIQNDLVAQYVSKNRAPREVYKEKLRGDKLVKEIDHLFTGAGSYVETEANTLPALVADEAHRLNEESTFFGRGENQIMEIINAARFSVFFIDESQRVHIDDIGSKDEIRKHARELGADIEELTLESQFRCNGSKGYIAWLDDVLEIRDTANADGFELDYDLRMFDDPGTLHEAIARKNEHTRLSRVVAGYCWEWEKDGRSDPDTYDIKIGEYERSWNLDSSDPWAIAEGSIDEVGCIHTCQGLEFDYVGVIIGEDLKYRDGEIVVDHEARATTDRSLFGIKKMFDEQPTKAAETAEELIKNTYRTLMSRGMKGCYVYCCDDQLQEYLRTCVANVSAGSQ from the coding sequence ATGCTGGTCTATGAGAATACGAAGTCGGGCTTCTTAGACGATACCCTGGAGGATCGGTTGGTGCCGGAGATTAAGCGTGGGTACGAGTCGAAGGGGCTTGGGATGGGGAGTGAGAGTGAGGTGCGGTCGTGGGAGAATTCCTTCCAGTACATGTACAAGGTGTTGCGGGGGAGCGATGTGCCTGACGATGCGGGCGTCGCCATCGAGTTCAAGATCCCGTTGACGTCGCGTCGGATTGATTTCCTGATTTCAGGGTATGACGAGGATGGGAATTCGAACGTGGCGATTGTTGAGTTGAAGCAGTGGGGTGGGGACGATACAGAGGCTGTCGAGGGGAAGGACGGGATCGTCAAGACGGTGCTTGGCGGTGGGCTTCGTGAGACGACGCATCCGAGTTACCAGGCGGTGTCGTACGCCGAGTTGTTGAAGGATTTCAACACGTCGATTCAGGAGGAGCCGATTCACTTGTACCCGGCGGCGTATCTTCACAATTTTGACCCACAGCACCGTGAGAAGATCGATAATGACGCGTACCGGCGGTATACGGAGCAAGCTCCGTTGTACGTGCGCGGTGATGCGAAGAAACTGCGGTCGTTCCTTGAGACGCAAATCGATGTTGGTGATGACCGGGAGACGCTGTACGAGTTGAACGATGGAGAACTCAAGCCAGCGAAGTCCCTGCAGGATTCGTTGTTGGCGATGTTGGAGGAGCAAGACGAGTTCACGTTGATTGACTCGCAGAAAGTCGTGTTTGAGAAGGCCGTCGAGTTGGCGAAGCAGTCTGACCGTGACGGGCAGAAACGCGTGTTGATCGTTGACGGCGGGCCTGGCACGGGGAAGACGGTGGTGGCGGTCAACATTTTAGCGGAACTGATTCAGAACGACCTGGTTGCGCAGTACGTCTCGAAGAACCGTGCGCCGCGGGAGGTGTACAAGGAAAAGCTACGGGGCGACAAGCTGGTGAAAGAGATTGACCACTTGTTCACGGGCGCTGGGAGTTACGTGGAGACGGAGGCGAACACGTTACCCGCGTTGGTCGCTGACGAGGCCCATCGGTTGAATGAAGAATCGACGTTCTTCGGGCGAGGTGAGAATCAGATCATGGAGATCATCAACGCGGCGCGGTTCAGCGTGTTCTTCATTGATGAGAGTCAGCGCGTCCATATTGATGATATCGGGTCGAAAGACGAGATTCGAAAGCATGCCCGAGAGTTAGGCGCTGACATCGAGGAATTGACGTTGGAATCGCAGTTTCGCTGCAACGGCTCGAAGGGCTACATCGCGTGGCTTGACGACGTCTTAGAGATTCGGGACACGGCGAACGCGGACGGGTTCGAGTTAGACTACGATCTCCGCATGTTTGATGACCCCGGCACGCTGCACGAGGCGATCGCGCGGAAGAACGAGCACACACGGTTGTCACGGGTGGTCGCGGGGTATTGTTGGGAGTGGGAGAAGGACGGTCGGTCTGATCCTGACACATATGATATCAAGATTGGTGAATACGAGCGGAGTTGGAATCTGGATTCCAGTGACCCGTGGGCGATCGCGGAAGGATCGATCGACGAAGTCGGGTGTATTCACACGTGTCAAGGTCTCGAATTCGATTATGTCGGCGTGATTATCGGCGAGGACCTGAAGTACCGTGACGGCGAGATCGTCGTTGATCATGAAGCGCGAGCAACGACGGACCGGTCGCTGTTCGGGATCAAGAAAATGTTCGACGAGCAGCCGACCAAGGCGGCTGAGACAGCTGAGGAGTTGATTAAGAACACGTACCGCACGTTGATGAGCCGCGGTATGAAGGGCTGTTACGTGTATTGTTGTGACGATCAACTGCAGGAGTATCTCAGAACATGCGTTGCAAACGTCAGTGCAGGATCTCAATAA
- a CDS encoding nucleotide pyrophosphohydrolase, translated as MQLDEVNAEVREFCETREWEQYHTPKELAIGLVTESSELLELFRFKERSEQSDLLTDSEKREDVEDELADVLFFLLRFADLYDVDLEAALERKLEKNRQRYPEDEYKGSNRKYDE; from the coding sequence ATGCAACTTGATGAGGTGAATGCGGAGGTCAGGGAGTTTTGCGAAACGAGAGAGTGGGAGCAGTATCATACGCCGAAGGAGTTGGCGATCGGACTCGTCACGGAGTCGAGTGAGTTGTTGGAGTTGTTCCGGTTCAAGGAGCGGAGTGAGCAATCGGATCTCTTGACAGACTCTGAGAAGCGTGAGGATGTTGAGGATGAGTTGGCGGATGTCTTGTTTTTCTTGCTTCGGTTCGCTGATCTGTACGATGTCGATTTAGAAGCCGCGCTGGAGCGGAAGTTGGAGAAGAACAGGCAGCGTTATCCGGAGGATGAATATAAAGGAAGTAACAGGAAGTACGATGAGTAA
- a CDS encoding CBS domain-containing protein, with protein MEFFTADDVLSHSTAATPDDPVTVNLDDSIQTALKLMLENDFDQLPVVSDDGVEGTVTYKSAAKYVKSIDKPRVEKTSVKIALNTNPEFVDLDHDLFELFDTLAKDDYVLIGDQQELDGILTRYDVFYFLKHQVEPFLQIGGIEESLRHLFRASCDDLDQRIEDTFADRATHDESYEPPERLEDFSFAEYRMFIMRNLDQLPPRLSQERDMVESLLEDIRETRNALFHFRTDADEVDRDQLDMAHGYFTSVASTV; from the coding sequence ATGGAGTTCTTCACTGCTGATGATGTCCTCAGCCACAGTACAGCAGCGACCCCAGATGATCCTGTAACCGTCAATCTTGATGACTCAATCCAAACGGCATTGAAACTTATGCTGGAGAACGATTTCGACCAGCTCCCTGTGGTGAGCGACGACGGCGTTGAGGGTACGGTGACGTATAAATCGGCCGCCAAATACGTGAAATCAATTGACAAGCCCCGTGTCGAGAAAACCTCGGTCAAGATTGCGTTGAATACGAACCCCGAGTTCGTCGATCTTGACCACGACCTCTTCGAGTTATTCGACACGCTTGCAAAAGATGACTACGTCCTGATCGGCGACCAGCAGGAACTGGACGGGATCTTGACCCGGTACGATGTTTTCTATTTCCTCAAACACCAAGTCGAACCATTCCTCCAGATCGGCGGAATCGAAGAAAGCCTCCGCCACCTGTTCCGCGCATCCTGCGATGACCTAGACCAACGTATTGAGGACACGTTCGCCGACCGCGCCACTCACGACGAAAGTTACGAACCACCCGAACGGCTTGAAGACTTTTCCTTCGCCGAGTACCGAATGTTCATCATGCGGAACCTCGACCAGCTCCCGCCACGCCTCTCACAGGAACGCGACATGGTCGAAAGCCTACTTGAAGACATCCGCGAGACGCGTAATGCACTCTTCCACTTCCGAACCGATGCCGACGAAGTTGACCGCGACCAACTAGACATGGCCCACGGCTACTTCACCAGCGTCGCCAGCACAGTTTAA
- a CDS encoding HFX_2341 family transcriptional regulator domain-containing protein, whose product MGMDVPDRIHISPLGYEHDRVVKPAVDYKADCVYLLEHEESNSEKPEYHATLKEELRESGITVRPVQCDIFDLYTVLGKVAEIITAHRNDEVYVNLSTGSKISAIGGMIACMVTRESASVTPYYVRAEGYTPDVEDKEETPVSFGMAAISELPTYPIQGPSQEEIAMLQYIADEQPITKKQLIRHARQVVDRFRRNAEQKDIQLDDDPHMGEYRLLDTHILNPLVERECIETTEVGRSKEITTTEEGHNTLRAFDYLLDDD is encoded by the coding sequence ATGGGGATGGATGTTCCTGACCGAATCCACATTTCGCCGTTAGGATACGAGCATGACAGGGTTGTGAAGCCAGCAGTTGACTACAAGGCTGATTGCGTATATCTGTTGGAGCACGAGGAATCGAACAGCGAGAAACCAGAGTATCATGCGACGTTAAAGGAGGAATTGCGGGAGTCTGGGATTACGGTTCGACCTGTGCAGTGTGACATCTTCGATCTGTACACAGTCCTGGGCAAGGTTGCAGAGATCATTACCGCCCATAGGAATGATGAGGTGTATGTTAACCTCTCGACTGGGAGCAAGATCTCCGCGATCGGCGGGATGATTGCGTGTATGGTGACTCGGGAGTCGGCAAGCGTCACGCCCTACTATGTGCGAGCAGAAGGCTATACACCGGATGTTGAGGACAAGGAGGAGACACCGGTGAGTTTCGGGATGGCTGCTATTTCCGAACTTCCGACCTATCCTATCCAAGGGCCATCCCAAGAAGAAATTGCGATGCTCCAGTATATTGCCGACGAACAACCGATCACAAAGAAGCAGTTAATCCGCCACGCCCGACAGGTAGTTGATCGGTTCAGACGGAATGCGGAGCAAAAAGACATTCAGCTCGATGACGACCCCCATATGGGTGAGTACCGGCTACTGGATACGCATATTCTCAACCCCTTGGTGGAACGGGAGTGTATCGAGACTACCGAAGTCGGACGCTCCAAAGAGATCACGACCACGGAGGAAGGGCACAATACACTCCGGGCATTTGACTACCTGTTGGACGATGATTAG
- a CDS encoding GIY-YIG nuclease family protein — MPISKKWSKMNRSKIERSAPTNGGVYELTSFGEQRALYIGSTGDLQRRLLEHLDDKNPNKFRFKEAGFLQSHGSMEQDAFDNYEDKHGETPPWNTQDPRTSWL; from the coding sequence ATGCCAATCTCGAAAAAGTGGAGCAAGATGAACCGCTCAAAAATCGAGCGGAGCGCCCCGACCAATGGCGGCGTCTACGAGCTGACGAGTTTCGGCGAACAGCGAGCGCTGTACATCGGGAGCACCGGGGACCTGCAGCGCCGTCTGCTGGAACACCTCGACGACAAGAACCCGAACAAGTTCCGGTTCAAAGAAGCTGGATTCCTCCAAAGTCATGGGTCTATGGAACAAGACGCGTTCGACAACTACGAAGACAAACACGGCGAAACACCGCCCTGGAACACCCAAGACCCACGCACCAGCTGGCTCTAA
- a CDS encoding DsbA family protein, with product MFVFLGSYSGGGGGSSNDDSQDEESTDDHTQTDVDDYTGDGEGDDSGADSGSGKAAAAAAGAAGAAGAAGAGGAGAAGTAASGAGGGAVTEPPEGEDSGDADEPDEEECEEEENQPESPDVEESDIEPEDDIEEPETEEDAEEEDADEEEHEDEDEEEDEAMVVVQEVDALSAMSWGVQPVMKHVEECYGEEIELSYKPAPVREFHPEQAKQKWVECSEELEMPVDPSFWDEDPPESTELVNRAFEAAIQQYRGMEYIRKLWRHGVAAGRDINDREILTELASDLGLDLEQFEEDLDEVEVEAGERGELPFTLMEIQGNPVPKNGRVRYSDFKNQFTFQGVEEQEPQELQVFVDEHGPVATLEVMEVYGIQREDALQRLEDLDGVSSFEVSGENFWH from the coding sequence ATGTTCGTATTCTTAGGCTCGTACAGTGGAGGCGGCGGAGGTTCGTCAAATGATGATTCGCAGGACGAGGAATCGACAGACGATCATACGCAAACTGATGTAGACGATTACACTGGTGATGGCGAAGGTGACGATTCTGGAGCAGATTCAGGCAGTGGTAAAGCCGCTGCTGCTGCTGCTGGCGCTGCCGGTGCCGCTGGGGCTGCAGGTGCAGGTGGTGCAGGTGCTGCCGGTACTGCTGCTTCAGGTGCCGGCGGCGGTGCGGTTACTGAGCCGCCCGAGGGTGAGGATTCCGGAGACGCCGATGAACCAGATGAAGAAGAGTGTGAGGAAGAAGAGAATCAGCCGGAATCGCCAGATGTCGAAGAGTCGGATATAGAGCCGGAAGACGACATCGAGGAACCCGAGACGGAGGAAGACGCGGAAGAAGAGGATGCCGACGAGGAAGAACATGAAGACGAAGATGAGGAGGAAGATGAGGCGATGGTTGTGGTCCAGGAAGTCGATGCCCTGAGCGCGATGTCTTGGGGTGTCCAACCGGTGATGAAACACGTCGAGGAGTGCTACGGTGAAGAGATCGAACTTTCCTACAAACCAGCTCCCGTCCGAGAGTTCCACCCGGAGCAAGCGAAGCAGAAGTGGGTCGAGTGCAGCGAGGAACTGGAAATGCCAGTCGATCCTTCGTTCTGGGATGAGGACCCGCCGGAGTCCACGGAACTGGTCAACCGAGCATTCGAGGCAGCTATCCAGCAGTACCGAGGTATGGAGTACATCAGGAAGTTGTGGCGGCACGGTGTTGCGGCTGGCCGCGATATCAACGACCGAGAAATACTGACCGAGTTGGCCTCAGATCTGGGTCTGGACTTAGAACAGTTCGAGGAAGATCTTGACGAGGTGGAGGTAGAAGCCGGGGAGCGTGGCGAGCTTCCGTTCACGTTGATGGAAATCCAGGGTAATCCAGTTCCGAAGAATGGCCGTGTCCGGTACTCTGACTTCAAAAATCAGTTCACGTTCCAGGGGGTAGAGGAGCAGGAGCCGCAGGAACTGCAGGTCTTTGTTGATGAGCACGGTCCTGTAGCTACACTAGAAGTGATGGAAGTCTACGGAATCCAGCGCGAGGACGCTCTACAACGCCTTGAAGACCTGGACGGTGTTTCGTCGTTCGAGGTCAGTGGCGAAAACTTCTGGCACTGA
- a CDS encoding HNH endonuclease encodes MPPDRLRSIVPMFGGGTRYVETLDAILEFVEAHQPTTDELVGWHRGSFQNVSSRDSIMRRVSYLQQVGFLRQSNDHWELGDAGRKHADQRDVATLLRIMCDRNVGLRSLLYALAAGSMTLTEVSEQQLDTHPELGWSRGETDMAKQRVNWLRSMGLVEKRGDEYALTDDGLQFVENAVEEWGDSDWTPSVSDAEMHAGTYKATVHARSVDPEFRATVISRHGRTCPVSGVDHPGLLDVAHVLSWSEYPEHRADLSNVLALSKTHHAAFDRELFTIDVDYRLRVNPDFETQSDVLQETIIDRAGERISVPEESLNPQYVAQHNAALEWV; translated from the coding sequence ATGCCTCCGGATCGGCTCCGTAGTATCGTCCCGATGTTTGGCGGTGGGACACGGTACGTTGAGACGCTGGATGCGATTCTTGAGTTCGTTGAAGCGCATCAGCCGACAACGGATGAACTCGTCGGGTGGCACCGTGGTTCGTTCCAGAACGTGTCCAGTCGAGATTCGATTATGCGGCGGGTGAGTTATCTCCAGCAGGTCGGATTCCTGCGCCAGTCAAACGATCACTGGGAGCTTGGTGATGCTGGTCGGAAGCATGCCGATCAACGTGATGTGGCAACGCTGCTGCGAATTATGTGTGATCGGAACGTCGGGCTACGGAGTCTCCTGTATGCGTTGGCTGCTGGTTCGATGACGCTCACAGAGGTGAGTGAACAGCAACTCGACACGCATCCGGAGTTAGGGTGGAGCCGCGGGGAGACGGACATGGCGAAGCAGCGGGTGAATTGGCTGCGGAGTATGGGGCTCGTCGAGAAGCGCGGCGACGAGTACGCGTTGACTGATGACGGTCTACAGTTCGTTGAGAATGCGGTAGAGGAGTGGGGTGACTCGGACTGGACACCGTCGGTGAGCGATGCCGAAATGCATGCAGGGACGTACAAAGCGACTGTCCACGCTCGCTCGGTCGATCCGGAGTTCCGTGCGACTGTGATATCCCGTCATGGACGAACGTGTCCGGTGTCTGGTGTGGATCATCCCGGCCTGTTGGACGTGGCGCATGTCTTGTCGTGGAGTGAGTATCCGGAACACAGGGCGGATCTCTCGAACGTGTTGGCACTCAGTAAGACGCATCACGCGGCGTTCGATCGGGAACTGTTCACTATTGATGTGGACTACCGGTTGCGCGTGAACCCGGACTTTGAAACACAGAGTGACGTACTCCAAGAGACGATTATTGACCGTGCAGGGGAGCGAATCTCGGTTCCGGAGGAGAGCTTGAACCCGCAGTATGTCGCGCAGCACAACGCGGCGCTTGAGTGGGTGTGA
- a CDS encoding AAA family ATPase translates to MKLQSIEIVNFRPYRDSHLDLTDRDGSIHVVEGDQGGGKTSLHTAIQWGLYGGDGPGTNYSEHWNERAKQDREEKMSVEIKFKEGERNYTLIREIDRFNHTQGRAYEETTLIGNTNTYSDEEAQNQIEEILPEQLKDFFFLDGERIQRLIEEDAGQQVKREIETVLKHRTIINAQNDLEDLLEDRLIPRRDKIEEEASERDEIVQEISEYRDDIKDLKEQNEEDRDKIQEKNDILEETREELEELNEEKIEEINDLEEAIQDLQQDKVRILSELNESWKELRYAILFDDIADLKQELERQIEEYDKQLSEIERNQIIYELTEEAREGECPICGNEDIEYLKQHDHEDHDEDLKEQITERIVELREMRDRLDSVEPPEDAPGDKQVRLEEITSKIEGKQERRDELLDELGGVPDESERDTLEQNIKQLENDIRDLREDIEDREEDIQKKQQEIKKLENKREERSSNRDLEEVTDKIEAAKTAIEKLKTIREEHVREKRKKIRDEMNEVFDQVAQSEFMSERYKGLDFRGSPDEDDSYVLQLVEVDGETKDMVNHQPSAGESQLTALSFIFGLNKYARYSSTIVFDTVAGRLDLTNSEAQGEFFASLDEPLLLLVTDSELRDLGESVQQEIGAHYQIKPNGKDSELNKVK, encoded by the coding sequence ATGAAGCTACAATCTATAGAGATAGTCAACTTCCGGCCATACCGGGATTCTCACTTGGACCTCACCGACCGCGATGGTTCTATACACGTAGTAGAAGGTGATCAGGGAGGGGGAAAGACCAGTCTTCATACAGCGATCCAGTGGGGTCTATACGGTGGAGATGGGCCCGGCACGAATTATTCGGAGCACTGGAACGAACGTGCAAAGCAGGACCGAGAAGAGAAAATGTCGGTCGAAATCAAATTCAAAGAAGGTGAGAGGAACTACACTCTTATCCGGGAAATCGACCGGTTCAACCATACACAGGGGCGTGCATACGAAGAGACTACATTAATCGGGAATACCAATACCTATTCTGATGAAGAGGCTCAGAACCAGATCGAAGAGATCCTCCCTGAGCAGCTGAAGGACTTTTTCTTTTTAGATGGCGAACGAATCCAGAGGCTGATCGAGGAAGATGCCGGGCAGCAGGTGAAGCGTGAGATTGAGACTGTTCTCAAGCATCGAACAATAATCAATGCTCAGAACGATCTTGAGGATCTGCTGGAGGACCGGTTGATTCCTCGTCGAGATAAGATTGAGGAGGAAGCAAGTGAGCGCGACGAGATTGTACAAGAAATATCGGAGTACCGGGATGATATCAAGGACCTGAAGGAGCAAAATGAGGAAGATCGTGACAAGATTCAGGAAAAGAATGATATACTGGAGGAGACGCGTGAGGAGCTAGAAGAGCTAAATGAGGAGAAGATTGAGGAGATCAACGACTTAGAAGAGGCGATTCAGGACCTGCAACAGGATAAGGTCAGGATTCTTTCTGAGTTGAACGAGTCGTGGAAGGAGCTCCGCTACGCTATTCTGTTTGATGATATAGCCGATTTGAAGCAGGAGCTTGAGAGACAGATTGAGGAATACGATAAGCAGCTGTCGGAGATTGAGCGTAATCAGATTATCTACGAATTAACTGAGGAGGCCCGAGAGGGTGAGTGTCCGATCTGTGGAAATGAGGATATTGAATATCTGAAGCAGCACGATCACGAGGACCACGATGAGGACTTGAAAGAGCAAATCACGGAAAGAATTGTTGAACTGCGTGAGATGCGAGATAGGCTTGATTCTGTTGAACCACCCGAAGATGCTCCTGGGGACAAGCAGGTTCGCCTTGAAGAAATTACGAGTAAGATCGAGGGCAAGCAGGAACGACGTGATGAACTATTAGATGAGTTAGGAGGTGTTCCGGATGAAAGCGAGCGCGACACGTTGGAACAGAACATCAAGCAGCTTGAAAACGATATCAGAGATCTTCGAGAGGATATAGAGGATCGGGAAGAGGATATCCAGAAAAAACAGCAGGAAATCAAGAAGTTAGAGAATAAGCGGGAAGAGCGTTCCTCGAACAGGGATTTGGAAGAGGTAACCGACAAGATTGAGGCGGCCAAGACTGCTATTGAGAAACTGAAAACGATACGTGAGGAGCACGTCCGGGAGAAACGGAAGAAGATTCGGGATGAGATGAACGAGGTGTTCGATCAGGTAGCGCAGTCTGAGTTTATGAGCGAGCGTTACAAGGGACTCGATTTCCGTGGAAGCCCGGATGAGGACGATTCTTATGTTCTCCAGCTGGTCGAGGTTGATGGCGAGACAAAAGATATGGTCAATCATCAGCCGTCAGCTGGCGAATCGCAATTGACCGCTCTCAGCTTTATTTTCGGCCTCAATAAGTACGCGCGTTATTCCTCGACGATCGTGTTCGATACCGTTGCTGGGCGGCTTGATTTGACTAACAGTGAGGCGCAGGGTGAGTTCTTTGCGTCGCTCGATGAGCCACTCCTGCTACTCGTAACGGACTCGGAACTCCGTGATCTCGGCGAATCCGTTCAGCAGGAGATTGGAGCTCACTACCAAATCAAGCCTAATGGAAAGGACTCGGAGCTTAACAAGGTGAAATAA
- a CDS encoding DEAD/DEAH box helicase family protein: protein MDILEEFFIPALKHSTYYDRITGSFSSSVLELFSEGLPEFIENGGTIRLLPGIVLYEEDIEAIDQGHSDEVLSERIEWEKVKQGSREEVIEALAWLVAEDILQIKVGVVTDELGRLQTQQEAEWHQKVAIFRDDEDNAIGITGSPNESFKALRQNRESFSLFRNWVESEENEWDEKTRLNKQIDEFEQLWNDEDPESAVFDFPEALRRDLIEKAPESEPDWDEVIPGGSGGVSGREDIELRPYQEEAIERFLDNGNRLVLDHATGTGKTWTSLLAMQHAVEDSDIVVVFAPTKDLVNQWVDGDNITRFFPESSIVRCLGDTNWRERLQNYLFTERSAPLFVVSTMHPSTMEDVIERVNSTKESGIAVIADEVHNLGSNLRRTIFPDLEADRARIALSATPFRDDPGDEAIIEYFGDTIHEISIEDAIEEYEVLSEYDYHIHPVVLSDSERKRFRDHSTEISHLYNTYKSYEDQSLIEVSDRHPDLKVEVMDRARIVKECSAKLDVTRSLIDEAGSRTLVYCNTEEHTEQVVEEVDDHTTKTVSIFLGRLPSSEKENLLTHFEGGKIDVLVSIDCLTEGIDVPECDSAILVTSSTTEREAVQRRGRILREAESDEPAHLYDFVTLPVDLEKIKAGEADLVPAEISLIERELQRLRIMNADAANKMENDPRILRLSRAITQYDLE from the coding sequence GTGGATATCTTAGAGGAGTTCTTTATTCCTGCGCTCAAGCACTCGACTTACTATGATCGGATTACCGGCAGCTTTTCGTCTTCTGTTTTGGAGCTGTTTTCTGAAGGACTGCCTGAATTCATCGAGAACGGCGGGACAATCCGTCTTCTGCCTGGAATTGTGCTTTATGAGGAGGATATTGAAGCGATTGATCAGGGTCATTCTGACGAGGTTTTGTCCGAACGGATTGAGTGGGAGAAGGTCAAGCAGGGGAGCCGTGAGGAGGTTATTGAGGCCTTGGCTTGGCTGGTTGCCGAGGATATTCTGCAGATCAAGGTTGGTGTGGTAACCGATGAATTGGGGAGACTGCAGACACAGCAAGAAGCGGAGTGGCATCAGAAGGTTGCTATCTTCAGAGATGACGAGGATAACGCAATCGGGATTACCGGATCGCCCAATGAGTCGTTCAAAGCATTGCGGCAGAATCGAGAGAGCTTCAGCCTTTTCCGGAACTGGGTGGAATCTGAGGAAAATGAGTGGGATGAGAAAACGCGGCTGAATAAGCAGATAGATGAGTTTGAGCAGCTATGGAATGATGAGGATCCGGAGTCTGCTGTGTTCGATTTTCCGGAGGCGCTTCGCAGGGATCTAATCGAGAAAGCCCCGGAGTCCGAGCCCGACTGGGATGAAGTTATTCCTGGTGGGAGTGGCGGGGTAAGCGGCCGTGAGGATATTGAACTGCGGCCGTATCAGGAAGAGGCTATCGAGAGATTTCTTGATAACGGGAATCGGCTTGTTCTTGATCACGCGACAGGTACAGGGAAAACCTGGACCTCGCTTTTGGCAATGCAGCACGCGGTTGAGGACTCCGATATTGTTGTTGTCTTTGCTCCGACGAAGGACTTGGTCAATCAGTGGGTAGATGGTGACAATATCACACGGTTCTTCCCGGAGAGCAGTATCGTCCGGTGTCTGGGAGACACGAATTGGCGTGAACGTTTGCAGAACTATCTCTTTACTGAGCGGTCGGCTCCTCTGTTCGTGGTGTCAACAATGCATCCTAGCACGATGGAAGACGTCATCGAACGAGTGAATTCGACTAAGGAGTCGGGGATTGCAGTGATTGCGGATGAGGTACACAACTTGGGTTCTAATCTTCGCCGAACCATCTTCCCGGATCTGGAAGCGGATCGAGCCAGAATCGCTTTGAGTGCTACGCCATTCCGTGACGATCCCGGCGATGAAGCTATTATCGAATACTTCGGGGACACGATCCACGAAATATCGATAGAAGATGCAATAGAAGAATATGAAGTGCTTAGCGAGTACGACTACCACATTCACCCGGTTGTCTTGTCGGACAGCGAACGGAAGCGGTTCCGTGATCATTCTACCGAGATTTCCCACCTGTATAATACGTACAAGTCCTATGAGGACCAGTCTCTGATTGAGGTCTCAGATCGGCATCCGGATCTGAAGGTTGAGGTGATGGACCGAGCTCGGATTGTTAAGGAGTGTTCGGCTAAGCTGGATGTTACGAGGTCGTTGATTGATGAAGCAGGATCACGGACCTTAGTTTACTGTAATACTGAAGAGCACACTGAACAGGTTGTCGAGGAAGTCGACGATCATACTACGAAGACTGTCTCGATATTCCTCGGTCGTCTCCCCTCCAGCGAAAAAGAGAATCTGTTAACTCATTTTGAGGGTGGGAAAATTGATGTCTTGGTTTCTATTGATTGCCTTACGGAGGGTATCGACGTACCTGAGTGTGACTCAGCTATATTGGTAACGAGTTCTACCACGGAGCGAGAGGCCGTGCAGCGACGTGGCCGTATCTTGCGTGAAGCAGAAAGTGACGAACCGGCCCATCTCTATGACTTCGTCACTTTACCAGTTGATCTTGAGAAAATCAAAGCAGGGGAGGCTGATCTTGTCCCTGCTGAGATTTCGCTTATCGAGCGCGAACTACAGCGTCTACGTATTATGAATGCCGATGCAGCGAATAAGATGGAGAATGATCCCCGTATTTTAAGATTAAGTCGTGCCATCACGCAGTACGATCTCGAATGA